In Limibacter armeniacum, a single window of DNA contains:
- a CDS encoding Na(+)-translocating NADH-quinone reductase subunit A translates to MSKNIQLKKGFDIKLVGQAQPSVATIEQPETFAVKPTDFAGFQRPKVLVKEGDTVKAGDVLFFDRKQEDVMYTAPVSGEVVEIKRGAQRKLLEVIILADKQIEYKQFSVPSIADLSLEQAKATMLESGVWPQIVQRPFAVVANSEVTPRAVFISGFDSHPLAPDFEFLYKGQEKYLQAGIDVLKKFTSDVHVNINSAASSSIFANLNGVTVNKVSGPHPAGNVGVQIHHIAPIAGAEDVVWTLNPTGLAQIGKLFTEGIYDTKKLVAIAGSEVESPEYVETYGGARLNKVVAAKVKNSHVRIISGNVLTGESVGKDGYLGYYDQLVTVLPEGDKPRFFLTDGWLGFITDRLSFHRAFGLLGGKNKTYKLDTSLNGEERAFVMTGAFEKVLPMDIYPTYLLKAIMAGDYEEMEALGIYEVAEEDLALCEFIDVSKHDVQAMIREGIEMLRLS, encoded by the coding sequence ATGTCTAAAAACATTCAACTGAAGAAAGGGTTTGACATCAAGCTGGTAGGGCAAGCGCAACCAAGCGTAGCCACCATTGAGCAACCCGAAACATTCGCAGTAAAGCCTACTGATTTTGCAGGCTTTCAGAGACCAAAGGTATTGGTGAAGGAAGGAGATACCGTAAAAGCTGGTGACGTACTCTTCTTTGACAGAAAGCAAGAAGATGTAATGTACACAGCTCCTGTAAGCGGTGAAGTTGTTGAGATCAAGAGAGGTGCACAGCGTAAGCTATTGGAAGTAATTATCTTGGCTGACAAACAAATCGAGTACAAGCAGTTTTCTGTTCCTTCTATTGCCGACCTGAGCCTTGAGCAGGCAAAAGCTACCATGCTGGAGTCTGGTGTATGGCCACAGATCGTGCAAAGACCATTTGCCGTTGTTGCAAACTCTGAAGTAACACCTAGAGCAGTCTTCATTTCAGGCTTTGATTCTCATCCACTGGCACCGGACTTCGAGTTCCTTTACAAAGGACAAGAGAAGTACCTGCAGGCTGGTATCGACGTATTGAAGAAATTCACTAGCGACGTTCATGTGAACATTAACAGTGCAGCTTCTTCATCGATCTTTGCTAACCTGAATGGTGTAACAGTAAACAAGGTTAGCGGACCTCACCCTGCGGGTAACGTAGGTGTGCAGATTCACCACATTGCACCTATTGCTGGCGCAGAAGACGTGGTTTGGACGCTGAACCCAACTGGTCTGGCTCAGATTGGTAAACTGTTCACTGAAGGTATCTACGACACGAAGAAACTGGTAGCAATTGCTGGTTCGGAGGTAGAAAGCCCTGAGTATGTAGAAACTTATGGAGGTGCTCGCCTGAACAAGGTTGTAGCAGCTAAAGTGAAAAACAGTCACGTACGTATCATCTCAGGAAACGTACTGACAGGTGAATCAGTAGGTAAAGATGGTTACTTGGGTTACTATGACCAGCTTGTAACTGTGCTTCCAGAAGGCGATAAGCCAAGGTTCTTCCTGACTGATGGTTGGTTAGGCTTTATCACGGACCGTTTGAGCTTCCACAGAGCATTTGGTCTGTTGGGTGGTAAGAACAAGACTTACAAACTGGATACTTCACTGAACGGTGAGGAAAGAGCGTTTGTAATGACTGGTGCGTTTGAAAAAGTATTGCCAATGGATATTTACCCTACTTACCTGCTGAAAGCAATCATGGCAGGTGACTATGAGGAGATGGAAGCATTGGGTATTTACGAGGTCGCAGAGGAAGATCTGGCGCTTTGTGAGTTTATCGACGTGTCGAAGCATGACGTACAGGCAATGATCAGAGAAGGCATTGAAATGCTGAGATTGTCATAA
- a CDS encoding NADH:ubiquinone reductase (Na(+)-transporting) subunit B, with amino-acid sequence MKFLHEILEKQKPMFEKGGKLEKFYYLFEAGETFLFTPSTVTKNKGVQVRDAIDLKRMMITVVIAMVPALLFGMWNVGNLHYQAIGEAASFMEKFLIGLKVTLPIILVSYAAGGAVEAIFAIMRRHPINEGFLVTGMLVPLVMPPTIPLWQVAFATIFAVLIAKEIFGGTGMNILNVALTARAFLYFAYPQQISGDNVWVYFGDAVAQDGYSGATFLGLAQAAIGSGTDVVDYVAKGSFDFSAMSLFLGTIPGSIGETSTLMCLIGAVILIATGVGSARIIIGTFTGAVLMGLIMNAFGDVNEYMNMPFWYHLIIGGFAFGAVFMATDPVSASHTGTGKWIYGILIGIMTVIIRVWNPAYPEGIMLAILLMNVLAPLIDFYVVQANKNRRLKRATV; translated from the coding sequence ATGAAATTCTTACACGAAATACTGGAAAAACAAAAGCCAATGTTCGAGAAGGGAGGTAAGCTAGAGAAGTTCTACTACCTTTTCGAGGCTGGTGAAACATTCCTGTTTACCCCTTCTACGGTAACGAAGAACAAGGGTGTTCAGGTAAGGGACGCCATTGACCTGAAGCGTATGATGATCACAGTAGTGATTGCCATGGTTCCTGCGCTGCTGTTCGGTATGTGGAACGTGGGTAACCTACACTATCAGGCAATTGGTGAAGCTGCAAGCTTTATGGAAAAGTTCCTGATTGGTTTGAAAGTTACTTTACCAATCATCTTGGTATCATATGCTGCGGGTGGTGCTGTTGAGGCTATCTTCGCAATTATGAGAAGACACCCAATCAACGAGGGCTTCCTGGTAACAGGTATGCTTGTTCCATTGGTGATGCCTCCAACCATTCCTTTGTGGCAAGTGGCTTTTGCGACTATCTTCGCTGTACTGATCGCTAAAGAGATCTTTGGTGGTACAGGTATGAACATCTTGAACGTAGCACTTACTGCTCGTGCTTTCCTTTACTTTGCTTACCCTCAGCAGATCTCAGGCGATAACGTTTGGGTTTACTTTGGTGATGCAGTGGCACAGGATGGTTACTCTGGTGCGACATTCTTGGGTCTTGCTCAAGCGGCAATCGGTTCAGGAACTGACGTGGTAGATTATGTAGCAAAAGGTTCATTTGACTTCAGTGCTATGAGCTTGTTCTTGGGTACAATCCCTGGTTCAATTGGTGAGACATCTACACTGATGTGTCTGATTGGTGCTGTTATTCTGATCGCAACTGGTGTAGGTAGTGCAAGAATCATCATTGGTACTTTCACAGGTGCAGTTTTGATGGGTCTTATCATGAATGCATTCGGTGATGTGAACGAATACATGAATATGCCATTCTGGTATCACCTGATCATTGGTGGTTTTGCATTTGGTGCGGTATTTATGGCAACAGACCCAGTTTCTGCGTCACACACTGGCACAGGTAAGTGGATCTACGGTATCCTAATCGGTATCATGACAGTGATCATCCGTGTTTGGAACCCTGCATATCCAGAAGGTATCATGCTGGCAATCCTGCTGATGAACGTATTGGCACCACTGATCGATTTCTATGTAGTACAAGCAAACAAAAACAGAAGATTAAAACGTGCAACAGTCTAA